The following are from one region of the Lacinutrix sp. Bg11-31 genome:
- a CDS encoding sialidase family protein has product MKFNIFLALSFLVILKTEAQQPQINAEAVQQALLQKAVLQKESLVKNVPFKNIGPTVMSGRVVDLAVNPENPAEFYAGYASGGVWHTTNNGTTFTPILDSAQTQNVGDIAVDWNTRTIWVGTGENNASRSSYSGIGILKSTNNGETWEHVGLPNSQHIGRILINPNNVNEVVIGVTGALYSKSEDRGIYKTKDGGKTWSKNLFVDNVSGIIDVQHAPNNYNVMFASSWTKNRKAWNFDGSGNNSAIYKSTDAGENWEKVSTENSGFPTGNGVGRIGLAIYDDNIIYAIHDSQFRRPSEGEKQETRGLKKEDFKTMSTQAFLSLEDKKLNGFLKMNGFQEKYRAENVKQMVRSGNVKPIDLAHYLEDANSMLFETPVIGAEIYKSTDGGKTWKKTHNDYLDDLYYSYGYYFGHVYVAPDNENSIYVYGVPILKSKDGGKTFTSISSENVHADHHALWINPKNTNHLINGNDGGVNISYDDGDNWIKNNAPAVGQFYAINVDNQEPYRVYGGLQDNGVWVGAHDAPEDKRWHQNGEYPWKSIMGGDGMQIEIDNRNPDIVYTGYQFGNYYRINRETGEQKYIQPKHELGETPYRFNWQTPIHLSKHNQDILYLGGNKLMRSMDKGETWKAISPDLTQGGKKGNVAYGTLTTISESAFKFGLIYIGSDDGLVQVTKNAGGTWNNISNGLPKDLWVSRVIASKHKKERVYVTLNGYRFDDFSTYVYVSENYGQTWKSIASNIPTSPVNVIKEDFVNEGILYLGTDNGAYVSFNNGENWEAFSKGLPAVAVHDIVLHKESNDLLIGTHGRSIYETNIKALQQFGAGMVLTSQPTIFKTEKIKANGRWGNSWSKWMQPYEPATQIKFYANNAGKKTIEIKSDKNSVLQTIEVDVDKGFNYVDYDLTITEKGRKKLLKENTTIDINKAKNNKYYLPKGEYIISIDNVTKGLEVE; this is encoded by the coding sequence ATGAAATTCAATATTTTCTTAGCTTTATCTTTTCTGGTTATTCTTAAAACCGAAGCACAACAACCTCAAATAAATGCCGAAGCTGTACAACAAGCGCTTCTGCAAAAAGCAGTGTTGCAAAAGGAGTCTTTAGTAAAGAATGTACCTTTTAAAAATATTGGACCAACAGTAATGAGTGGTCGTGTTGTGGATTTAGCAGTAAACCCAGAAAATCCTGCAGAGTTTTATGCAGGTTATGCTTCTGGAGGTGTGTGGCATACTACAAATAATGGTACCACTTTTACACCAATTCTAGACAGTGCGCAAACTCAAAATGTAGGTGATATTGCTGTAGATTGGAACACGCGAACAATTTGGGTTGGTACAGGAGAAAATAATGCATCTCGATCGTCTTATTCGGGAATTGGTATTTTAAAGTCTACTAATAATGGTGAAACTTGGGAACATGTAGGCTTGCCAAACTCGCAGCATATAGGTCGCATTTTAATCAATCCAAATAATGTAAACGAAGTTGTAATTGGAGTTACTGGTGCTTTGTATTCTAAATCTGAAGACAGAGGAATTTATAAAACTAAAGATGGCGGAAAAACATGGAGTAAAAACTTATTTGTAGATAATGTTAGTGGTATTATAGATGTGCAACATGCACCAAATAACTATAATGTTATGTTTGCTTCGTCTTGGACTAAAAATAGAAAAGCATGGAATTTTGATGGTAGCGGAAATAATTCGGCAATATATAAAAGTACAGATGCTGGAGAAAATTGGGAAAAAGTTTCTACAGAAAATAGTGGTTTTCCAACAGGAAATGGAGTAGGTAGAATAGGATTAGCAATTTACGATGATAATATTATTTATGCAATTCACGATAGTCAGTTCAGGAGGCCTTCCGAAGGAGAAAAACAAGAAACTAGAGGTCTTAAAAAAGAAGATTTTAAAACCATGAGTACTCAAGCTTTTTTATCGCTTGAAGATAAGAAGCTTAATGGGTTTTTAAAAATGAATGGTTTCCAGGAGAAATATAGAGCCGAAAACGTAAAACAAATGGTTCGCAGCGGTAATGTAAAACCAATTGATTTAGCACATTATTTAGAAGATGCTAATTCTATGCTTTTTGAGACTCCAGTTATTGGTGCTGAGATTTATAAAAGTACAGATGGTGGGAAAACATGGAAAAAAACGCACAATGATTATTTAGACGATTTGTATTACAGTTATGGTTATTATTTTGGGCATGTTTACGTGGCTCCAGATAACGAGAATAGTATTTATGTTTATGGTGTGCCAATTTTAAAATCTAAAGATGGTGGAAAAACATTTACATCTATAAGTTCAGAAAACGTGCATGCAGATCATCATGCCTTATGGATTAACCCTAAAAACACAAACCATTTAATTAATGGAAACGATGGTGGCGTAAATATAAGTTACGATGATGGAGACAACTGGATAAAAAATAATGCACCAGCAGTTGGTCAGTTTTATGCAATAAATGTAGATAATCAAGAGCCTTATCGTGTGTATGGTGGATTACAAGATAATGGCGTTTGGGTTGGTGCTCATGATGCTCCAGAAGATAAAAGATGGCACCAAAATGGAGAATATCCATGGAAAAGTATAATGGGAGGAGACGGTATGCAAATTGAGATTGATAATCGTAATCCAGATATTGTTTACACAGGTTATCAATTTGGTAATTATTATAGAATAAATAGAGAAACAGGTGAGCAAAAATACATTCAGCCAAAGCACGAATTAGGTGAGACACCTTACCGTTTTAATTGGCAAACACCTATTCATTTATCAAAACACAATCAGGATATTTTATATTTAGGAGGTAATAAATTAATGCGTTCTATGGATAAAGGAGAGACTTGGAAAGCTATTTCTCCAGATTTAACGCAAGGTGGAAAAAAAGGAAATGTGGCTTACGGTACTTTAACGACAATTAGTGAATCGGCTTTCAAGTTTGGTTTAATTTACATAGGAAGTGACGACGGATTAGTGCAAGTAACCAAAAACGCTGGTGGCACATGGAATAATATTAGTAATGGCTTGCCTAAAGATTTATGGGTGAGTAGAGTTATTGCTTCAAAACATAAAAAGGAACGTGTTTATGTTACTTTAAATGGCTACCGATTCGACGATTTTTCAACCTACGTTTATGTTTCAGAAAACTACGGACAAACATGGAAGTCTATAGCGTCAAACATTCCTACTTCACCTGTTAATGTGATTAAAGAGGATTTTGTAAATGAAGGAATATTGTATTTAGGTACAGATAATGGAGCGTACGTTAGCTTTAATAACGGTGAAAACTGGGAGGCTTTCTCTAAAGGTTTGCCAGCAGTTGCAGTACATGATATTGTTTTACATAAAGAAAGTAATGATTTATTAATTGGAACACACGGAAGAAGTATTTATGAAACAAATATTAAAGCTTTGCAACAATTTGGAGCAGGTATGGTTTTAACAAGTCAACCAACAATTTTTAAAACCGAAAAAATAAAAGCTAATGGGCGTTGGGGAAACAGCTGGAGTAAATGGATGCAGCCTTACGAACCTGCTACGCAGATTAAGTTTTATGCTAACAATGCAGGTAAAAAAACGATTGAGATTAAAAGTGATAAAAATTCAGTTTTGCAAACTATCGAAGTCGATGTGGATAAAGGTTTTAATTATGTAGATTACGATTTAACGATCACAGAAAAAGGAAGAAAAAAACTATTAAAAGAGAATACTACAATAGATATTAATAAAGCTAAAAACAACAAGTATTACTTGCCAAAAGGTGAATATATTATTTCTATAGATAATGTTACTAAAGGCTTGGAAGTCGAATAA
- a CDS encoding aminopeptidase P family protein, which produces MKYNKIDSALFIKNRKNFGSQMKPKSIAFFNSNDIYPISADSTMPFEQHRDIFYLSGVDQEESVLILFPDCPNPKNRAVLFLKETNEHIAVWEGEKLTKDAAFTTSGIKTVYWLQDLEKVVFEMMTQAETVYINTNEHYRANVETETREDRFTTWIRNKYPAHSVAKSNPILQRLRSVKDQIELDLIQTACDITNKGFRRVLNFVKPGVMEYNIEAEFMHEFLNNRSDGFAYTPIVGSGNNANVLHYIENNQECKAGDLILIDAGAKYANYASDMTRTIPVSGTFNDRQKAVYNAVLRVKNDATKMLTPGTIWADYHVEVGKLMTSELLGLGLLDKADVKNENPDWPAYKKYFMHGTSHHMGLDTHDYGILTEPMQANNVFTVEPGIYIPDEGFGIRLEDDVVIQKTGEPFNLMRDIPIEAEEIESLMNK; this is translated from the coding sequence ATGAAATACAATAAAATAGATTCTGCCCTTTTTATAAAAAACCGTAAAAATTTTGGGTCTCAAATGAAGCCTAAAAGTATTGCGTTTTTTAACTCTAACGATATTTATCCTATTAGTGCAGATAGCACAATGCCTTTTGAGCAGCATAGAGATATCTTTTATTTAAGTGGTGTAGATCAAGAAGAAAGTGTTTTGATACTGTTTCCAGATTGTCCGAATCCTAAAAATAGAGCCGTTTTATTTTTAAAAGAAACTAACGAACATATTGCTGTTTGGGAAGGCGAAAAATTAACTAAAGATGCTGCTTTTACAACTAGCGGAATTAAAACCGTTTACTGGTTACAAGATTTAGAAAAAGTAGTGTTTGAAATGATGACACAAGCTGAAACCGTTTACATAAATACAAACGAGCACTACAGAGCAAATGTAGAAACGGAAACTAGAGAAGACCGTTTTACTACATGGATAAGAAACAAATATCCTGCGCACAGTGTTGCAAAAAGTAACCCGATTTTACAGCGTTTACGTTCTGTAAAAGACCAGATAGAATTAGACTTAATCCAGACCGCTTGCGATATTACTAACAAAGGTTTTAGACGTGTTTTAAATTTTGTAAAACCTGGTGTTATGGAATATAACATTGAAGCAGAATTTATGCATGAGTTTTTAAATAACCGTTCTGATGGTTTTGCATACACTCCAATTGTAGGTTCTGGAAACAACGCTAACGTTTTGCATTATATAGAGAATAATCAAGAGTGTAAAGCTGGCGATTTAATATTAATTGATGCTGGTGCTAAATACGCAAATTACGCAAGTGATATGACGCGTACTATTCCTGTTTCTGGAACGTTTAACGACAGACAAAAAGCAGTTTACAATGCTGTTTTAAGAGTGAAAAATGATGCTACAAAAATGTTAACTCCTGGAACTATTTGGGCAGATTACCATGTTGAAGTTGGTAAATTAATGACTAGCGAACTTTTAGGCTTAGGCTTACTTGATAAGGCTGATGTTAAAAACGAAAATCCAGATTGGCCAGCATACAAAAAATACTTTATGCATGGAACGTCTCACCATATGGGATTAGATACGCATGATTACGGTATTTTAACTGAGCCTATGCAAGCAAACAATGTGTTTACTGTAGAGCCTGGAATTTATATTCCAGATGAAGGTTTTGGTATTAGATTGGAAGACGATGTGGTAATACAAAAAACTGGAGAACCTTTTAATTTAATGCGTGACATCCCGATTGAAGCTGAAGAGATTGAGAGTTTGATGAATAAATAA
- a CDS encoding KilA-N domain-containing protein, whose protein sequence is MAKRNSIVVEGTKINITSFNEEDYICLTDMAGSKDDDSRAADVIKNWIRNRSTIEFLGTWESLYNKDFKVVEFDHFRKEAGLPTFTMSVSNWVESTNAKGIFSVKGRYGGTYAHRDIAFEFGSAISPIFKLHIIKEYQRLKEIETDKYGLEWNVRRILSKTNYKIHTDAVKKHILPKTRYSAAKEWLEYADEADLLNIALFGCTSKQWRELNPTKVLNGENIRDMASINELAILSNIESLSSTLIKNDITKKNRLKILIDTVREQRETLDKIDIIKSLKKESGTTFLDAKRKLKE, encoded by the coding sequence ATGGCTAAAAGAAACAGCATTGTTGTTGAAGGCACAAAAATAAATATAACTTCTTTTAATGAAGAAGATTATATATGCCTTACAGATATGGCGGGAAGTAAAGATGATGATAGTAGAGCTGCTGATGTTATAAAAAATTGGATTAGAAATAGATCAACCATCGAGTTTTTAGGCACTTGGGAATCTTTATACAACAAAGATTTTAAAGTGGTCGAATTTGACCACTTTAGAAAAGAAGCAGGACTTCCTACTTTTACCATGAGTGTTTCCAATTGGGTTGAGTCTACAAATGCTAAAGGTATATTTTCAGTAAAAGGAAGATATGGTGGAACATATGCACATAGAGATATAGCTTTTGAATTTGGCTCTGCTATTAGCCCTATATTTAAGCTTCATATTATAAAAGAGTATCAAAGACTCAAAGAAATTGAAACTGATAAATATGGTTTAGAATGGAATGTAAGAAGAATTTTAAGTAAAACAAATTACAAAATTCATACTGATGCTGTGAAAAAACACATATTACCTAAAACAAGATATAGCGCAGCTAAAGAATGGTTAGAATATGCAGATGAAGCAGATTTGTTAAATATTGCATTATTTGGTTGTACATCTAAACAATGGAGAGAATTAAATCCAACAAAAGTTTTAAATGGCGAAAACATAAGAGATATGGCCAGCATTAATGAATTAGCAATATTATCAAATATTGAGAGTTTGAGTTCTACATTAATAAAGAATGATATAACCAAAAAGAATAGGTTAAAAATACTTATTGATACTGTTAGAGAACAAAGAGAAACATTGGATAAAATAGATATTATTAAATCTCTAAAAAAGGAAAGCGGAACAACCTTCTTAGACGCAAAAAGAAAGCTAAAAGAATAA
- a CDS encoding aspartate kinase, whose product MLVLKFGGTSVGTIENMINVKNIINDGQKKVVVLSAMSGTTNALVKISEYIKNGNVDEALIVIDALRNNYNTTIKSFITNQELYKTVFVYVNDVFNTLEALVNKRFDTLMYNQIVAQGELLSTYIFSHYLQQEGINAALLTALDFMRIDKTNEPDNFYIQQNLNRIMAETPNADIYITQGFISRDAEGSIANLQRGGSDYTATIIGAILKAEEVQIWTDIDGFHNNDPRFVDNTKAISNLSFDESAELAYFGAKILHPQTVMPVRDLDIPVRLKNTMSPESYGTLITNQIHGEGIKAIAAKDGITAIKIKSARMLLAHGFLKKVFEIFERYETSIDMITTSEIAVSLTIDDTTHLDAIVEELNRFAVVEVDDFMSIVCLVGNEIIFHTDTPNLFQILQDVSVRMISYGGSNNNISLLINTSDKIETLQKLQRYVFENSGVLV is encoded by the coding sequence ATGTTAGTATTAAAATTTGGAGGTACATCTGTTGGGACAATAGAAAACATGATTAATGTTAAAAACATTATCAACGATGGACAAAAAAAAGTAGTTGTATTATCTGCAATGTCAGGCACTACAAATGCATTGGTTAAAATTTCGGAATACATAAAAAATGGAAATGTAGACGAAGCTTTAATTGTTATCGACGCACTTAGAAACAATTATAATACCACCATAAAAAGCTTTATTACAAATCAAGAATTGTACAAAACCGTTTTTGTTTATGTAAACGATGTTTTTAATACTTTAGAAGCATTGGTAAATAAGCGATTCGATACTTTAATGTATAACCAAATTGTGGCTCAAGGCGAATTATTGTCTACTTATATTTTTAGTCATTATTTACAGCAAGAAGGCATAAATGCAGCATTATTAACTGCTTTAGATTTTATGCGAATTGATAAAACTAACGAACCTGATAACTTTTACATTCAGCAGAATCTAAACAGAATCATGGCCGAAACGCCAAATGCAGATATCTACATTACCCAAGGTTTTATTAGTCGTGATGCCGAAGGTAGTATTGCTAATTTACAACGTGGCGGAAGCGATTATACCGCAACTATAATTGGTGCTATTTTAAAAGCTGAAGAAGTACAAATTTGGACAGATATTGATGGTTTCCATAATAACGATCCTCGTTTTGTAGACAATACTAAAGCCATTTCTAACCTCTCTTTCGATGAGTCTGCAGAGCTGGCTTATTTTGGAGCTAAAATATTGCATCCACAAACAGTTATGCCTGTTAGAGATCTAGATATTCCTGTGCGCTTAAAAAACACGATGTCTCCAGAGTCTTACGGTACTTTAATTACAAACCAAATACATGGTGAAGGTATTAAGGCAATAGCCGCAAAAGATGGTATTACAGCCATTAAAATTAAGTCTGCTAGAATGTTACTGGCTCATGGTTTTTTAAAGAAAGTCTTTGAGATTTTCGAGCGTTACGAAACGTCTATAGACATGATTACAACATCAGAAATTGCAGTGTCTTTAACTATTGACGATACTACACATTTAGACGCTATTGTAGAGGAGTTAAATAGATTTGCAGTAGTTGAGGTAGACGATTTTATGAGTATTGTATGTTTGGTTGGAAACGAAATAATATTTCATACAGACACGCCTAACTTATTCCAGATTTTACAAGATGTTAGCGTAAGAATGATCTCTTACGGAGGAAGTAATAATAATATTTCTCTATTAATAAATACTAGTGATAAAATTGAAACACTACAGAAACTACAACGTTACGTTTTTGAGAATAGTGGTGTTTTAGTTTAA
- a CDS encoding TetR/AcrR family transcriptional regulator — MARKKEYNEHEVVEKAMHLFWRNGYETTSMQMLEKEMGINKFSIYSSFGNKHGLFLESLKSYKKKVNLILEKFKNADNGVEDIKQFFYDSISSNFKKNSEKGCFLTNTYNEFSDNEDELIREHMNSFMDNLKLLFIEKLQKDDTRDEATVIKQANYLLLAKHGLAAAARVNSPKEIEDYIEMTFVNI; from the coding sequence ATGGCAAGAAAAAAAGAATATAACGAACATGAAGTAGTAGAAAAAGCAATGCACCTTTTTTGGCGCAATGGTTATGAAACTACATCTATGCAAATGCTTGAAAAAGAAATGGGCATTAACAAGTTCTCTATATATTCTAGTTTTGGCAACAAACATGGTTTATTTCTTGAAAGCTTAAAAAGCTATAAAAAGAAAGTAAATCTTATTTTAGAAAAGTTTAAAAATGCCGATAATGGTGTGGAAGATATTAAACAATTCTTTTACGATTCTATAAGTTCTAATTTCAAAAAAAATAGTGAGAAAGGCTGTTTTTTAACAAATACTTATAATGAGTTTTCAGACAATGAGGATGAGTTAATAAGGGAACACATGAATTCTTTTATGGATAATCTTAAACTATTATTTATAGAAAAATTACAAAAGGATGACACTAGAGATGAAGCAACAGTAATAAAACAAGCAAATTATTTATTATTAGCGAAGCATGGTTTAGCTGCCGCAGCTAGAGTAAACAGTCCAAAAGAAATTGAAGATTATATTGAAATGACTTTTGTAAACATTTAG
- a CDS encoding carboxymuconolactone decarboxylase family protein — protein MTTLKVHNIETAPTDSKPLLENSQKAFGMIPGLHGVLAGAPKTLEAYQVLHKLFTESSFNAEELTVVWQTINVEHACHYCVPAHTGIAKMMKVDDAITEALRNETPLEDSKLEALRTFTLTVVRNRGHVSQEDLTAFYSAGYGEQQVLEIILAVSQKVISNYTNHIANTPVDAPFQAFAWEK, from the coding sequence ATGACAACATTAAAAGTTCACAACATCGAAACAGCACCAACAGATAGTAAACCACTTTTAGAGAATTCTCAAAAAGCATTTGGAATGATACCTGGTTTACACGGTGTATTAGCTGGAGCTCCAAAAACATTAGAAGCTTACCAAGTATTACATAAATTATTTACAGAGTCTTCATTTAATGCAGAAGAACTAACTGTAGTATGGCAAACAATAAACGTAGAACATGCTTGTCATTACTGCGTACCTGCACATACAGGAATTGCAAAAATGATGAAAGTTGATGATGCTATTACTGAAGCATTACGTAACGAAACACCTCTTGAAGATTCTAAATTAGAAGCTTTACGTACATTTACTTTAACTGTTGTTCGTAATCGTGGACACGTTTCTCAAGAAGATTTAACTGCTTTTTATAGCGCTGGTTACGGTGAGCAACAAGTACTAGAAATTATTTTAGCTGTATCTCAAAAAGTAATTAGTAACTACACAAATCATATTGCAAATACACCTGTAGATGCACCTTTTCAAGCTTTTGCTTGGGAAAAATAA
- a CDS encoding EthD family reductase, translating to MIKASVMYPSGKDVKFDVDYYKNKHLPMVTNAIGEALKGLELDLGLGSRVPGEPAPYVAIAHLKFDDLDTFKASFAPHVALFAEDLKNYTNVKGELQISELITF from the coding sequence ATGATAAAAGCATCTGTAATGTACCCAAGCGGTAAAGATGTAAAATTCGATGTAGATTATTACAAAAACAAACATTTACCAATGGTTACTAATGCTATTGGAGAAGCATTAAAAGGACTAGAATTAGATTTAGGATTAGGCAGTAGAGTTCCTGGAGAACCTGCACCTTATGTTGCAATTGCACACTTAAAATTTGATGACTTAGACACTTTTAAAGCTTCATTTGCTCCACACGTTGCATTATTTGCTGAAGATTTAAAGAATTATACTAATGTAAAAGGAGAACTACAAATTAGCGAATTAATAACATTTTAA
- a CDS encoding haloacid dehalogenase type II, with protein sequence MKSITINKPKVLFFDVNETLLDLTKMKKHVGKALGGKEELLSLWFTTMLHYSLVTSASGHYKPFGHIGAAALQMVAANNNITISEEEARKVIIEAMQNLPAHPEVKTALTELKKAGYTLVAFTNSSNEGLKKQFENAGLTDYFDERLSVEDSGKFKPFTNTYVWGANKMGVKLEECMLIAAHGWDVAGALWAGWRAAFVSRPGQQIFPLAPKTEIEESDLKKVADILVTYK encoded by the coding sequence ATGAAAAGTATAACCATAAATAAACCCAAAGTTTTATTCTTCGATGTAAACGAAACACTTTTAGATCTTACCAAAATGAAAAAGCATGTTGGTAAAGCTTTAGGTGGCAAGGAAGAGTTATTGTCTTTATGGTTTACTACAATGCTGCATTACTCTTTAGTTACATCAGCTAGCGGACATTATAAACCTTTTGGACATATTGGAGCGGCAGCATTACAAATGGTAGCAGCAAATAATAACATTACAATTTCCGAAGAAGAGGCACGTAAAGTTATAATAGAAGCTATGCAAAACTTACCTGCACATCCTGAAGTAAAAACGGCTTTAACTGAGCTTAAAAAAGCAGGATACACATTAGTTGCTTTTACAAACTCGTCTAACGAAGGTTTAAAAAAGCAATTTGAAAATGCAGGATTAACCGATTATTTTGACGAAAGACTTAGTGTTGAAGACTCCGGGAAATTTAAACCATTTACCAACACTTATGTTTGGGGAGCAAACAAAATGGGTGTTAAACTGGAAGAGTGTATGCTAATTGCAGCACACGGTTGGGATGTTGCTGGTGCACTTTGGGCTGGCTGGAGAGCTGCTTTTGTAAGCAGACCTGGACAACAAATATTTCCATTAGCGCCAAAAACAGAAATTGAAGAATCAGACTTAAAAAAAGTAGCAGATATTCTTGTTACCTATAAATAA
- a CDS encoding DsbA family oxidoreductase: MKEKLKIDIVSDVVCPWCTIGYKRLEKAIQELGVQDQVEIEWQPFELNPNMPAEGQNVDEHITKKYGSTPEQQKESKQHMTEAGEELGFTFDYFDDMRMVNTFEAHILLDYAKAFDKQTDLKMTLTKAFFSDRKDVSKRGILKEALETVGLNAEEGLAKLDNEEAQKEVRSKQNYWKSLGVNSVPTIVFNRKSAVTGAQPVDTFKQVLSELITE; the protein is encoded by the coding sequence ATGAAAGAAAAATTAAAAATAGATATCGTTTCAGATGTTGTTTGTCCATGGTGCACCATTGGATATAAGCGTTTAGAAAAAGCAATACAAGAACTTGGTGTTCAAGATCAAGTAGAAATAGAATGGCAACCGTTTGAATTAAATCCAAACATGCCTGCCGAAGGACAGAATGTAGACGAGCATATTACAAAAAAATATGGATCTACTCCAGAGCAGCAAAAGGAATCTAAACAACACATGACCGAAGCTGGAGAAGAGCTTGGTTTTACCTTCGATTATTTTGATGACATGCGTATGGTAAATACTTTTGAGGCTCATATTTTATTAGACTATGCTAAAGCATTCGACAAGCAAACCGATTTAAAAATGACTTTAACAAAAGCATTTTTTAGTGACCGTAAAGATGTTTCTAAAAGAGGCATTTTAAAAGAAGCTTTGGAAACTGTTGGTTTAAATGCTGAAGAAGGTTTAGCTAAGTTAGATAACGAAGAAGCACAAAAAGAAGTAAGAAGTAAACAAAACTATTGGAAAAGTTTAGGTGTAAACTCTGTACCAACTATTGTTTTTAATAGAAAAAGTGCAGTAACTGGTGCGCAACCTGTAGATACTTTTAAGCAAGTACTTTCAGAATTAATTACTGAATAA
- a CDS encoding cupredoxin domain-containing protein, which translates to MKNLVLAVFSVAFTFVSGAQDKMSKAVKTISLEQTAGEFTQKALTVSEGVYVFNLTNTNAAPEVGLVLIEAGKDGADAKNHIADAYVSQMVKHGKTESSKEVTLTKGTYTYFCPFNKTPEYTLVVE; encoded by the coding sequence ATGAAAAATTTAGTATTAGCAGTATTTTCAGTAGCCTTCACATTTGTATCTGGAGCACAAGACAAAATGAGTAAAGCAGTAAAAACAATCTCATTAGAGCAAACTGCTGGAGAGTTTACACAAAAAGCATTAACAGTATCTGAAGGTGTTTACGTGTTTAATTTAACAAACACAAATGCAGCACCAGAGGTAGGTTTAGTATTAATTGAAGCTGGTAAAGATGGAGCAGATGCTAAAAACCACATTGCAGATGCTTATGTATCTCAAATGGTAAAGCATGGTAAAACAGAATCTTCAAAAGAAGTAACACTTACAAAAGGAACATACACATATTTCTGTCCTTTTAACAAAACACCAGAATATACTTTAGTAGTAGAATAG
- a CDS encoding carboxymuconolactone decarboxylase family protein, with protein MSTRIKTLNPETTTGKAKDLFNAVQKKLGFIPNLIKVFGNSPATLQTYLSLGELTASGEFTNKYREQLALAIAETNSCNYCLSAHTAIGKMNGLTEEQTEQSRKGFANDNKAQAGLQFAQAVTLNRGQVSTEAISEVKAAGFNDGEILEIVLNVVSNTLTNYVNHIAETEVDFPSVEAGKFTVAQ; from the coding sequence ATGAGCACAAGAATTAAAACATTAAATCCAGAAACAACAACAGGAAAAGCTAAAGATTTATTTAACGCAGTACAAAAGAAGTTAGGTTTTATACCAAACCTTATTAAAGTATTTGGTAATTCTCCAGCAACATTACAAACGTATTTAAGTTTAGGAGAATTAACAGCAAGCGGAGAATTTACAAACAAATACCGTGAACAATTAGCATTAGCAATTGCAGAAACAAACTCATGTAACTACTGTTTATCTGCACACACAGCTATTGGTAAAATGAATGGCTTAACAGAAGAACAAACAGAACAAAGTCGTAAAGGTTTTGCAAACGACAACAAAGCACAAGCAGGATTACAATTTGCACAGGCTGTAACATTAAATCGCGGACAAGTATCTACAGAAGCAATTAGCGAAGTAAAAGCTGCCGGTTTTAACGATGGCGAAATATTAGAAATTGTACTTAATGTTGTGTCTAACACATTAACAAACTATGTAAACCATATTGCAGAAACAGAAGTGGATTTTCCGTCTGTAGAAGCAGGAAAGTTTACAGTAGCACAATAA
- the trxA gene encoding thioredoxin, producing MEIQLNQADFKSTVLNNKKVVLDFYADWCGPCQTLLPTIHKLAEELNDDVIIKKVNVDQNKDLAAYFNVRSIPTLVFFQEGKVVDKHTGLITERELRLKIDELEVAVAQ from the coding sequence ATGGAGATTCAACTAAATCAAGCAGACTTTAAAAGCACAGTACTAAATAATAAAAAAGTAGTATTAGATTTTTATGCAGACTGGTGTGGACCGTGTCAAACATTATTACCAACCATTCACAAATTAGCCGAAGAATTAAACGACGATGTTATTATTAAAAAAGTAAACGTAGATCAAAATAAGGATTTAGCAGCATACTTTAATGTAAGAAGTATTCCAACACTTGTATTTTTTCAAGAAGGAAAAGTAGTAGATAAACACACAGGCTTAATAACAGAAAGAGAGCTTAGATTAAAAATAGACGAGTTAGAAGTGGCTGTAGCCCAATAA